Part of the Burkholderia sp. FERM BP-3421 genome, GCGCCGTTGTCGAGGCCGAACACGATGTCCTCCTCGCCGTCGTGCTGCGTCATCATGATGATCGGCAAGGCCACGCCGAACGCCTCGCGCGCCCAGCGCAGCACCTCGATGCCCGACTTGCCGGGCACGTTCCAGTCGAGCAGCAGCACATCCACGCGCGCGTGCTTCACATGCTCGATGAAGCGCTCGCCGTCGTGGTGCACGACGGTCTCGTAGCCCGCCCTCTTCAGCCACCCCGACACGGTGCCCGCCTGGGTCACGATGTCTTCCAGAATTCCGACGATCATCCCTTCCTCCCTTGGATTCACTGCCCCGCGCCCGGCGGCGCGCCGCCCGCTCCGGTTCCGCCCGGGCCGCCGTTCGTCGACGGCAGATAGACGAAGACCCACTCGCTGTAGGCCGCCTTGTCGTCAAACGCCGCGTAGTCGTCCGGAAAACCACGCCGCTTGAGCGGGCGGCCGGCCGCCTGGCTGTACACGCCCATCACGCCGCCGTCCGGCGCGGCGACCACGCCCCACTCGACGCCGCCCAACGGATCGGCGTAGGCCCGCCGCAGGTGCCGCAGCGGACGCGGCCCGCGCCGATCGTCGACCAGCTCGTCGAGCGTGGTCGGGAAGCGGCTGCCCTGCGCGGCATTGTAATAGCTCGCAATCGCCTGCCGGATCTGGTCGCCCACGAACAGCAGCTGCGCCTCGCGGTCGCGCTGCTGGACCGTTTTCCAGACCCGCGCCGCCTCGGTGGCGGTCAGGCCGAGCGCCGCGACGAGCAGCAGCACGCCAAGATAGGCGATGCCGCGCTGCCGCGCCGGGCGCGGCTTACCAGGTTTCATAGGCGCTCCCGTCGAGCGCGCGCCCCTTCGCGCCACTGCGCACATCGTGCACGCCCGCCGCCTCGCCCGCCTGCAACACCCAGGTGGTGCGCTTGCCCGTCAGCGGATCGAGCGGCACGTCGCGCAGATAGCGGCCGTCGACCAGCGATTCGAGCGTGTCGGGATCGCCGCCGTGGTCCGCGCGATAGTCGTCGATCGCGCCGCGCAGCGTGTTCAGGTTGTGGCGCAGCACGGTTTCCTTCGCGCGGTCGCCCTGCTTCAGGTAGCCCGGCGCGACGAGCGCCGTCAGCGCCGCGATGATCGCCATCACGACCAGCAGTTCGATCAGCGTGAAGCCGCGCTGCCGGCCGCGCCTACCACGCGTTGTATGGCACGCCATTGAGCCCCTCCTTGCGGTTGCGGGAGCGTACGTCGAACACGTCCGCTCCGGATGAAAACGAGGTGGGATCGCTGTCGTAGCTGCGCGTCTCCCACATCTCCTCCGGCGGCTTGCCCTCGCACTCGCACAGCGGGTCCGCCGGAATCCGCCGCAGGAAATACAGGCGCGCGCCGTTCGCGCTCTGCTTGTCCTCGACGCCCTCCACCAGCGCGCGCAGGTCGGGCGGATAGCCGCTCGCGTCGATGCTGCGCTCGATCCGGCCCGCGTCCGAGGCGCGCTTGTAGGCGTCGAGCGCCGAGCGGATCACGATCAGCGAACGGCGCAGCTCGCCCTCGTTCGCACGGCGCTTGACCAGCTCCGTCAGCGGCAGCGCAACCGTCGCCAGCAGCGCCAGCAAGGTCAGCGCCGCCAGCAGTTCGATCAGCGTGAAGCCGCGCGTGCGGCGACGGGCGCCGGGCCTCATGCGAGGACGCCCAGGCGCGCGGCGAGCGCCGGCGCGTCAGCATAGGCGCGCGCGGCGCGCGGCGCGCCAGCGATCCCGCCGAAAGCCGGGGCGCGCGCGAGCGCGCGGGGCCCCCGCCACGCACGCACCGGCGTCGATGGCTCGGCAAGC contains:
- a CDS encoding prepilin-type N-terminal cleavage/methylation domain-containing protein translates to MRPGARRRTRGFTLIELLAALTLLALLATVALPLTELVKRRANEGELRRSLIVIRSALDAYKRASDAGRIERSIDASGYPPDLRALVEGVEDKQSANGARLYFLRRIPADPLCECEGKPPEEMWETRSYDSDPTSFSSGADVFDVRSRNRKEGLNGVPYNAW
- a CDS encoding type II secretion system protein, translated to MKPGKPRPARQRGIAYLGVLLLVAALGLTATEAARVWKTVQQRDREAQLLFVGDQIRQAIASYYNAAQGSRFPTTLDELVDDRRGPRPLRHLRRAYADPLGGVEWGVVAAPDGGVMGVYSQAAGRPLKRRGFPDDYAAFDDKAAYSEWVFVYLPSTNGGPGGTGAGGAPPGAGQ
- a CDS encoding type II secretion system protein, with the translated sequence MACHTTRGRRGRQRGFTLIELLVVMAIIAALTALVAPGYLKQGDRAKETVLRHNLNTLRGAIDDYRADHGGDPDTLESLVDGRYLRDVPLDPLTGKRTTWVLQAGEAAGVHDVRSGAKGRALDGSAYETW